The Vigna unguiculata cultivar IT97K-499-35 chromosome 1, ASM411807v1, whole genome shotgun sequence nucleotide sequence TCATCCTTAACATTACATAGAAAAATGATACAACCTTAAGAACATCCCCACCTAAACACATCACTTTTGTAACATTACTGAAACCATCACTTTGTTCATTACACCAATAACAAAAACTAATCCTAATAAAAATTGGATCTTTTCCTTCAGAACCCTCCAACTTAGAAATCTTCATCCTTTGCTTGGCTTTAACAATATCCCTTTCATCAAATAATTCTTCACCACTCCATTTGAAGTGCTTACACCACACCACATTACAGGAATCACTTTGTTATTAAACTCAAAAGTAACAAGGCCAAAATTGTCTTATGAATGTATACCAAAGCCAAATATGGAATAAAGAATTTTTATAAGGCACATGTGAATATAACCTTATAGTTAGGACAACCCCAAAATTGTCTATCATTATTCCTTGAAGTTCATGCCACTTTGAGCACCGCAAACTCTTTAGATTTGCAAATGGGGGTTAAACCCATACGTCTTGAACCACGAACATAAGAACCACTACAACTTGACTGCCCTCAACTATTACAAcaagatgaagaagatgaatggTGATGAGACATACCTCACCTTCAAACTCACAAGGTGGATTGTGCACAATATCTTCTTAATGGTTACAAATTGTTCTCCTTCAAACCTTAAATCAATATTTATCTCCAATTTGGATTTGAAGATCTACTAAACATTAAGAGTATATACAAATATAACGGGTAAcgtcaaaatatttttcaactccCAAATAGtgttaagttgtccattgtgttataaaatatttttaacaccTTGTTACTAAAAGaacttaattgattaaaatttacataaataaagactaaattaaccacaaaacaaaaataaaaactaaaataaataaagtgagACGAAAATATGTACCGTATCTacgaaaaacaataaaatactcCCGTTCTTCGTCATGCACGACTAACCGAGCTGCTAAGAATTGAACAGGGTTACTATAGTGTCGTATTCAAATGTTAGCGCCAAAACTGCAACCCTGTTCTCCATCATTACTGCATAGAATCCTCTCCACTCTGGCAGTCCTCGCGGACAAATGCACCACCATGGACCAGCTGAAGCAGCTTCACGCCCAGATGATTGTTTCCGCCGTCGTCACCGCTGATGCCTATGCTGTCAGCCGCTTGCTCTTCTCCTGCGCCCTCTCCCCCTTCGCCGACCTTTCCCACGCTTCCAGAATCTTCCAGTCCACACCCCACCCCAACTCCTTTATGTGGAATACCCTCATCCGCGCCCAGCCCCAGGCGCTCCACGCGCTCTCTCTCTACCTCGCCATGCGCCGCAACCGCGTCCTTCCCGGTAAACACACCTTCCCCTTCCTCCTCAAAGCATGCTCCCAATTGCGCAACCTCCCAGCCTGCAAACAGCTCCACGTTCACGTCATGAAGTTCGGGTTGGCTTCTGATTTGCACGTGGCTAACGCTTTGGTCCGGTGTTATTCGGTTTCGGGCAATTGGATCGATGCTCGTTTATTGTTTGATGAAATGACCGAAAGAAGTCCGAGTCTTTGGACCACTATGATTTGTGGGTACGCTCAAAATTTCCGCTCCAACGAGGCTTTGCAGCTTTTTAGTGAGATGGTTGGGGCGGGCTTTGAGCCCGGTGGTGCCATCCTAGCTTCGGTACTGTCTGCGTGTGCCCGGTCGGGTTATCTTGAGTTTGGAGAAAGGATTCATGGCTTTGTGAGGGTGAAAGGGGTTGGACTAGGAGAGGGGGTGATTCTTGGGACGGCGTTGGTTTACATGTATGCCAAGAATGGGGAGATTGCAAAGGCTAGGAGgttgtttgatgaaatgccaGAGAGGAATGTTGTTACATGGAATGCTATGATCTGTGGGTTGGGTGCTCATGGACATGCGGAAGATGCTCTTGGTTTGTTTGAGAAGATGAAGAGGGAACAGATTGTTTGTCCTAATGGTGTCACCTTTGTTGGAGTTTTGTCGGCTTGTTGTCATGCTGGCTTGATTGATGTTGGTCGTGAGATTTTTCGTTCGATGAAGTTGGTGTATGGAATTGATCCGAAGATTGAACATTATGGATGCTTGGTTGATCTTCTAGGAAGAGGGGGAAGGTTGCTGGAGGCAGAGGAGCTGGTGAAGGGAATGCCGTGGAAGGCTGATGTGGTTATTTTGGGAGCTTTATTGGCAGCTAGCAAGAGTAGTGGGAATACTGAGGTTGCTGTAAGAGTGGTGAATGAAATTCTTGCTCTGGAACCACAAAATCATGGTGTTCATGTTGCTTTGTCTAATATATATGCAGAGGCTGGACAATGGCAGGAAGTTTTGAGACTGAGGAAGACAATGAAAGAAGAGAAACTCAAGAAAGAGCCAGGGTGGAGTCTGATTGTGGAAAGAAATTGATTCTTTCATTTTTAGCAAAAGGTGAGGAAGGGAAATATAGAGGTACGCACTTCACGATCAACTGATGCAGTCATTTTGAAAATAGCTATGATGCTAACTGAAGAAGACTTGAAATACGGGTGGACTTGACTCCATCAACTGATGCATGGTGCTAAATGAAGAAATGTTGCTACACTTCTGCTGGATCACAAAGCTGGAATTTTAGAATACCACAATGATATATATCACATCCTAGAATACTGCGATAGGTTCAGAGGATATGATTTTGTTGAGAACTTCATGAGCAAGAAGAATACAAAAAGATTTTCCAGTGTGCTTGGTGTTGAAGCCTTATATTATACCACCAGAGAAACTAATACAGGATTTTACTTCTATCCAATCCCTGGTATTGGTGACTAAAGGACCGAAGGGAAGAATTCTTCGAAGCTTTCTTTACTACGGTAAAGTGTGTCTTTAGCACGTATATACAGGTATAGCCTTTGATCATGCTGACTTGCTGATTTAAGACAACACACTACCAAAATGCTATCAATATGCATTAAATGCCAAATTACAATGCATAAGTTACGTTATTAATTTGCTTGCTTTAGGTGTTCAAACATTGTTCATTTGCCAGGACTTGTTGAATTGAAGCATAGAAGAGCTACATTCAACAGTAGAGTAGATGAAAAGGAGATGGAAGTTGGCTTGCTATCTCTTGATTTAGAGAAAAAGGCAAAAGAGCTTGTGATTGTTTACATACACACCTTCCCATTGTTGTAAAACAAATTGTGATGTGATACCTTCATGTTCATGGTTCCAGTTTATTATTGAAGACCATTAATCTAAGATTATGGTCATGATGGTAacaataataactataataGAATTTTAAACCCTTGTGGGAGactaaaatacaaataaactGTTTTTGGTAAAAATCTTGGCCAAAAATACCACAAGGATAAAAAGGAAAGGATAAATAGTCGATTCGGCATATCAAgcttagttaaaaaaatttaatttcgttaattttatttaaactccGTAAATAGTTGAGATAATTGAACACCTGTGTAGTCTAATGTGattgttaaatatgtttattaaagagaaaaattaaggttaaaatataattaaccttgaaagaagaaatactctttgcttcttttttcaaatgtaaaactttAGTGATTCTTTAAAAGTTAATTGGATGTAgaagttaatttttcttttgataaacACACATTATACTTACTAAAAACTAAATACGTGCTTTACTTTTATTAATCATTAAAAGAATTCAAGTCAAATTGATAGGATGGAAgttgttgtttcttttattgtactaaaaatgaaatatgaaaatactTTTTGTACTAAACAGACTATTTACCtaacaagaaacaagaaaaataacataccAATGGATGTAAtagaagaaattttttttcttggttgTCGCAAGTAAATTATATGAACTATTATTGTCTTCTTGTTGACAAAGAAAATCTCATTTAATTCATAAAGGGTGCCTAAACATGTTTTAAATactagttaaaatttatttgaaattacaGAATCGCGagtacaaataaataataagtgaggctcataaaattttgttattttcaataaatttaattaaataataaaaatacatttttaaagagtgttaaaaattgtattgctagctttcttttaattcatattGCCATGAGTTATTATTAAATGCATATTCGCTACAAATATGAAACAATTTTTGCATTGACTTTAATCATGAATTGTCACAAAATCAAAGATTAGCAATTTTTGTCATAACTAGCATTCGactttatataatgtattaaagttAGGCAATCTAGTCATGACATGAGATGATATGGTGtaacaattttatcttaatatttttgcGTTGTGAATGTTTAATTTTCACAGAAACAGAGATGATATGATGtaacaattttatcttaatatttttacatcatgaATGTTTAGTTTTAGTAGATAAAGATCGTCTAGGTAATGTAACATACTAACTCCAGGTGTTAAATAAGAGTAGGAAATTTTTCTTCGAAAACCATTAGTCGTCTGATACTTTATAGCAGGGTCATCTAATGGTGTTTAGCCAATAGTCGTATGGGGAAGGAGTTGTAAACCAAGAAGTCGTCTACCGCAAGGGTCATCTAGTGGGTTAAGAGTCGTCTTGAAACATTGTTTAATGCTCTAGCTCATCTAATGTCGAGTATCGTCCGGTGAGCTTGAGATCGTCTAATGGGTTGTTTATTATCTGTAAAGCGTCTAATTGATTAAGTCATCTACCAGTGACTTAGATATTTTTTTCCATATTCAACTATTTAAGAGATTATTCTACTCACACCCAAAAACCTTAAGGAATAAAAAGAAGGAATTTCACAAAGGTAATGCCATTCATATCAACCTTCATACATTTGGTTCatcataattaatcattaagACACCATATGAAAATATAGGTTCAAGAGGTTATCCATACATCCGTACAAGAGAAAATGAGATTAAACGGTCCATGGTTACATTCAGTTGAATCTTAAGCATTCTAAAGAAAACATAGACTTCTATTGATCTCCAAGAGTGTCTAATCCTTTCACCCATGTGCACTAGCATCTACACCAACATCTGCTTCCGTGATGATCATGACCATAGCTGGACATGAGGAGGGTAAGATAATCATGAAACAAACGTTGTTATATCACGCATCAGGCCATTCATGTTTACATGCAAATccattaaaacttaaaatttcatTGACAAAAGAACATGTGGTAATATAAAATGCATGGTATATGAATCCAATTCTGGAAGGTGCCAGTGTGTTAAGTAGACTTAGAAGTTCCTAGACCTGCCACATGACAATGGTAGATTACAATCTCATCCCCCATCTGACTTAACTCGTCCTTTGTAACTACATTCTCACCATTTGACAAGGTAAATCCCTTGTGGTCTAGTCGTAGGCAGTTAACACTACCAACTATGGCAACAAGAAACCTCCCTCTGCTCTCATTCTTGGCTACTTCTTCTACGCGAATCTAATAGCCAGTAGAGTTAAGATTAAATCTCATGTGTTAGGTTGGACTACTAACTATGTGTCTAAAAAGTCCAACCTACTAATGGCATACCCCCTAGCATGGCCAAACACTTTCATGAAGAGATAGCGTCATCTTTGCAAGGTGAAGCAAAGCTCTTTTATTTTAGGCCACAATGGAGTATCGTTAGTAGATTAAGAATTTTTAGACCTTGTATTTAGGGTTATGCAGTGTAAGTTTTCCTTTGAAGGCCTTGTATTAAGAGCCAAGTAGTGTAGGGTTTTAAAAACAATCTTGCTTAAGTAGGGAGCATCATATGCGCTTAGCTTAAACAATCCTTTGATGTTTAATTAAGTTAACCCTAGCTTAAGGTGGAGAACGTCCCACACATGCCACATGGTAAAGCC carries:
- the LOC114179356 gene encoding pentatricopeptide repeat-containing protein At5g48910-like is translated as MLAPKLQPCSPSLLHRILSTLAVLADKCTTMDQLKQLHAQMIVSAVVTADAYAVSRLLFSCALSPFADLSHASRIFQSTPHPNSFMWNTLIRAQPQALHALSLYLAMRRNRVLPGKHTFPFLLKACSQLRNLPACKQLHVHVMKFGLASDLHVANALVRCYSVSGNWIDARLLFDEMTERSPSLWTTMICGYAQNFRSNEALQLFSEMVGAGFEPGGAILASVLSACARSGYLEFGERIHGFVRVKGVGLGEGVILGTALVYMYAKNGEIAKARRLFDEMPERNVVTWNAMICGLGAHGHAEDALGLFEKMKREQIVCPNGVTFVGVLSACCHAGLIDVGREIFRSMKLVYGIDPKIEHYGCLVDLLGRGGRLLEAEELVKGMPWKADVVILGALLAASKSSGNTEVAVRVVNEILALEPQNHGVHVALSNIYAEAGQWQEVLRLRKTMKEEKLKKEPGWSLIVERN